In Ferrimicrobium sp., a single window of DNA contains:
- a CDS encoding ATP-binding cassette domain-containing protein yields the protein MTTTTQQLGIRVMGLVHLYPIPEGDVVALRGVDLEIAPGEVVALLGPSGMGKSTLLRLIAGLFNPSAGRIFLGDKDISQYRARELARLRGREVSLVLQGAANNLLGYGTVRENLVFAADTKESRLRAEELLVTLGLAPIAQRVVRSLSGGQQQMCALAVGMVHDPSVLLVDEPTSQLDHASRDLVVDLLMRINAEYHTTVVIVTHDPHIAQAMPRTITIRDGRVGAEGRFGEEFAVVGQDGTLQLPPHLRHVLPPDSLVKVNQIDGGLELLLVEEDAHG from the coding sequence ATGACTACAACGACACAGCAGTTGGGCATCAGGGTGATGGGACTCGTCCACCTCTACCCGATCCCAGAGGGTGACGTCGTCGCCCTCCGGGGGGTCGATCTCGAGATCGCTCCTGGCGAAGTGGTCGCGCTCCTCGGTCCCTCGGGAATGGGGAAGTCAACCCTTCTTCGGCTCATCGCAGGCCTCTTCAACCCGTCTGCAGGTCGTATCTTTCTTGGTGACAAGGATATCAGTCAATACCGAGCTCGTGAGCTCGCTCGTCTGCGTGGGCGGGAGGTCTCGTTGGTGCTCCAGGGTGCTGCCAACAATCTGCTCGGCTATGGTACCGTTCGAGAAAACCTTGTTTTTGCGGCGGACACGAAGGAGTCTCGCTTACGAGCAGAGGAACTCTTGGTAACGTTGGGCCTCGCCCCGATCGCGCAGCGTGTGGTGCGTTCTCTGTCAGGTGGTCAGCAACAGATGTGTGCTTTGGCGGTCGGCATGGTCCATGATCCAAGCGTGTTATTGGTAGATGAGCCGACGAGTCAGCTCGATCACGCGAGCCGCGATCTGGTGGTTGATCTACTTATGCGCATTAACGCCGAGTACCATACGACGGTGGTGATCGTCACCCACGATCCCCATATCGCCCAAGCCATGCCACGTACCATCACCATTCGCGATGGCAGGGTGGGTGCCGAGGGACGCTTTGGCGAGGAGTTCGCGGTGGTTGGCCAGGACGGCACGCTCCAACTACCCCCGCACCTTCGACACGTCTTGCCTCCAGACTCGCTCGTCAAGGTCAATCAGATCGACGGAGGGCTGGAGTTGCTGCTGGTCGAGGAGGATGCTCATGGGTGA
- a CDS encoding ATP-binding cassette domain-containing protein, producing the protein MGEVIGVEIRDLVVRRGATQILAIRELDLVVGELVALIGPSGSGKTTLLHTICGLVRPDQGHVQLIESDQRRREADLHDSALVPQAFGLVAALTVAENVELGRKLWKGGGDLRPVEEFLEVVGLDGLANRLVRELSGGQQQRVAVARALAVGPRILVADEPTSELDAGNRERVMELLLGHAKAGNLVLVAAHDQTITEYATTSLSLADGELVGVEAAG; encoded by the coding sequence ATGGGTGAGGTGATTGGGGTCGAGATCAGGGACCTGGTGGTAAGGCGGGGTGCGACGCAGATCCTTGCGATTCGCGAGCTCGATCTCGTCGTCGGTGAGCTGGTCGCGTTGATCGGGCCATCGGGATCAGGCAAGACGACCCTGCTGCACACCATCTGTGGGTTGGTGCGCCCCGATCAAGGGCACGTGCAACTGATCGAATCCGATCAACGCCGTCGGGAGGCCGATCTCCATGACAGTGCACTGGTGCCGCAGGCTTTTGGCCTGGTGGCGGCGTTAACGGTCGCAGAGAACGTCGAACTAGGCCGAAAGCTTTGGAAGGGTGGAGGGGATCTGCGTCCAGTGGAGGAGTTCCTCGAGGTGGTTGGACTCGATGGACTTGCCAACCGGTTGGTGCGCGAGTTGTCAGGCGGTCAGCAACAGCGGGTGGCGGTAGCGCGGGCGCTGGCGGTCGGTCCCCGGATCTTAGTCGCCGACGAACCTACCTCTGAGCTTGATGCCGGCAACCGGGAGCGGGTGATGGAGCTCCTGTTAGGTCATGCCAAGGCCGGTAACCTCGTGCTGGTGGCTGCTCATGACCAGACGATTACCGAGTATGCGACGACCAGCTTGAGCCTCGCTGACGGTGAGCTCGTCGGTGTCGAGGCCGCTGGTTAG
- a CDS encoding phosphate uptake regulator PhoU, whose translation MTIVHHYRNTSIDQRVLELFALVGDSFVGAKEALLHSDTSIATRLVDRERRIDELYSTLQGEVSQRLMDDDHHPGELHYLVGIVRIIPELERSGDLAEHIARKAALDLTRDLRPRCRGIMEQMAELGASMWTQASLAFDVQDPTVATHLDQLDENLDDLHVSFMTEVASSTPPIAIAMELALVGRFLERFGDHAVNLARTTASLITQVDPYPKASSED comes from the coding sequence ATGACTATCGTGCACCACTATCGTAATACATCGATAGATCAGCGTGTCCTCGAGCTTTTTGCCCTCGTTGGTGATAGCTTTGTCGGCGCAAAGGAGGCACTACTCCACAGCGACACCTCCATCGCCACCCGGCTGGTCGATCGGGAACGTCGCATCGACGAGCTCTACAGCACCCTCCAGGGCGAGGTGAGCCAGCGCCTCATGGATGACGACCATCATCCAGGCGAGTTGCACTACCTCGTTGGCATCGTACGCATTATCCCCGAACTCGAGCGCAGTGGTGATCTTGCAGAGCACATCGCTCGTAAGGCAGCGCTGGATCTCACCCGAGATCTCCGACCTCGTTGTCGTGGCATCATGGAACAGATGGCTGAACTCGGCGCTTCCATGTGGACGCAGGCATCGTTAGCCTTCGACGTTCAGGATCCAACCGTGGCCACCCACCTCGATCAACTCGACGAGAACCTTGACGACCTCCATGTCTCCTTTATGACCGAGGTAGCTTCCTCTACTCCCCCGATCGCCATCGCGATGGAGCTCGCCCTCGTCGGGCGCTTCCTCGAGCGCTTTGGAGATCATGCGGTCAATCTCGCACGGACAACCGCCAGCCTCATCACCCAGGTCGACCCCTACCCAAAGGCCAGTTCAGAGGACTAA
- a CDS encoding SDR family oxidoreductase translates to MAKFCDQRVVIVTGAGRGIGRAHALLFAQHGAKVIVNDLGAEVDGSGSSTGPAGEVVDTIRAAGGEAVANGDDVASWEGAQRIINTAIDTYGALDVVVNNAGILRDRMIVNMTEDEWDLVVGVHLKGTFNMVHWAASYWRELSKAGTPRDARIINTTSASGIYGNVGQANYGAAKAGIASLTNIAAMELGRYGVTVNAVAPVALTRMTENLGIVADDDLKAKEQLAPENISPLVVWLGSERSRPITGRVFDVAGNHVDVAEGWHAGPGVDAEGVRFTVEELDPLMIDLVAKARKNADMSGHEPA, encoded by the coding sequence ATGGCAAAGTTTTGCGACCAACGGGTGGTAATCGTCACAGGAGCGGGGCGAGGCATCGGACGGGCTCACGCTCTTCTCTTTGCTCAGCACGGGGCGAAAGTCATCGTCAATGACCTCGGTGCGGAGGTGGATGGCTCCGGCTCGAGCACCGGCCCTGCTGGCGAAGTCGTCGACACCATCCGAGCCGCCGGAGGGGAAGCCGTCGCCAACGGAGATGATGTGGCCTCATGGGAGGGTGCCCAGCGGATCATCAACACCGCCATCGACACCTACGGCGCGCTTGATGTGGTGGTCAACAACGCCGGGATCCTGCGTGATCGGATGATCGTCAACATGACCGAAGACGAGTGGGACCTCGTCGTCGGAGTGCATCTCAAGGGCACCTTCAATATGGTACACTGGGCGGCGAGTTACTGGCGTGAACTCTCCAAGGCGGGCACGCCACGCGATGCGCGCATCATCAACACGACATCCGCCTCGGGGATCTATGGAAATGTTGGTCAGGCCAACTATGGTGCAGCAAAGGCTGGCATCGCTTCGCTAACCAATATCGCCGCGATGGAGCTAGGTCGTTACGGTGTGACCGTCAACGCCGTAGCACCGGTCGCCCTGACGCGTATGACCGAAAATCTTGGCATCGTCGCTGACGACGACCTCAAAGCCAAGGAACAACTCGCCCCAGAGAACATCTCACCGCTCGTGGTGTGGCTAGGGTCCGAACGCTCGCGGCCAATCACTGGAAGGGTCTTCGATGTCGCAGGCAATCATGTCGATGTCGCCGAAGGATGGCATGCCGGACCAGGTGTCGATGCCGAAGGAGTTCGCTTCACCGTCGAGGAGCTTGATCCGCTGATGATCGACCTCGTCGCGAAGGCACGTAAGAACGCGGACATGTCCGGCCACGAACCAGCCTGA
- a CDS encoding LysR family transcriptional regulator, which yields MELRQLRSLLAVEEAGSFSAAAEALDTVQSNISGHISRLERELNTLLIDRRTGTLTEEGEIVARRSRRLLEELEEIYTDLDGLKADITGRVRLGIIATTAGWLLPLLLDRLRTTHPRLEIEIAEGTAASLQRRLHSGNIDLALLTTPLTIDGLTFESLFTETYVLVVGDDHPLAARSSISLYEAVQYPLIVPPNHVAFREELEAMAATRGLTLHHTAEIDGLHVVAMLALAGYGSAILPSSAILHLTQVVPRVAIPISDLNPRRVGVGRYRNRIQSAASKAVVESLLLVVRGPSTILPDGITAAIRNPDRTHA from the coding sequence ATGGAGCTCCGCCAACTACGTTCGCTGCTCGCGGTCGAAGAGGCTGGGAGCTTTTCCGCTGCTGCCGAGGCGCTCGACACCGTTCAATCCAACATCTCAGGGCACATCTCTCGCCTCGAGCGCGAGCTCAACACGCTCCTGATCGACCGGCGGACGGGTACGCTCACCGAGGAGGGGGAGATTGTAGCCCGCCGATCACGAAGGTTACTCGAGGAACTCGAAGAGATCTACACCGACTTAGACGGCCTCAAGGCCGACATCACCGGTCGTGTGCGTCTTGGCATCATCGCAACGACGGCGGGTTGGTTGTTGCCACTCCTCCTTGATCGACTCAGGACCACCCATCCCCGGCTTGAGATCGAGATCGCCGAGGGAACCGCCGCCTCACTCCAACGACGACTCCACTCAGGTAACATCGATCTCGCTCTCCTCACCACTCCGCTCACCATCGATGGTCTCACCTTTGAATCACTCTTCACTGAGACCTACGTGCTCGTCGTGGGCGATGATCACCCGCTCGCCGCCCGAAGCTCGATCTCGCTGTACGAGGCGGTTCAGTACCCACTGATTGTCCCCCCCAACCACGTCGCTTTTCGCGAGGAACTCGAGGCGATGGCCGCCACCCGTGGCCTCACCCTGCATCACACCGCCGAGATCGATGGTCTGCATGTCGTCGCCATGCTTGCCCTCGCGGGATATGGCTCGGCTATCCTGCCCTCGAGTGCGATCCTTCACCTCACACAGGTGGTACCACGAGTCGCCATCCCAATCTCTGACCTTAACCCACGCCGCGTTGGCGTTGGTCGCTACCGCAATCGCATCCAATCGGCTGCCTCAAAGGCGGTAGTAGAGTCACTACTCCTTGTCGTTCGCGGGCCCTCAACGATCTTACCTGATGGCATCACCGCCGCTATAAGAAATCCCGATCGTACCCACGCTTGA
- a CDS encoding Mur ligase family protein — protein MDLPLRSRLARQTARLVARGLKVTPRFRGETLPGRIALRVDPDFLTHAREMSLSQVPTILVTGTNGKTTTTAFARSLLGPAVVSNRGSNLPWGIASVLAQRPREAAYAVFEVDEAYVPAVATSLQPSVLVWLNMSRDQLDRSLEVRRLAARVGESSSSVATLVANASDPLIVANATQFRQCVWVKGPVEWQGDAQACPRCTGELVHAETWSCSSCGLSEPVAAYEVDEAGQLWQEGVVLGHVHPGLPGKFNLLNALMACVGVALVQHEPVQMVASRLRRSSGVEGRFTTWWLTGCEGTPALVTYLAKNPAGWHANLSMIDTEASELVLGLNARIADGRDTSWIFDVEFERLVRTPVIVTGERATDLALRLEVAGFEVVAVEPAQTLAIRLAAKRASTNGHSRIVYLGNYTAFQSLIASRTELGAVVALTGEAVS, from the coding sequence ATGGACCTCCCCCTTCGCTCCCGACTGGCGAGGCAGACGGCACGGCTGGTCGCTCGTGGCCTCAAGGTAACACCTCGTTTTCGAGGAGAGACGTTGCCAGGGCGCATCGCTCTTCGTGTCGATCCCGATTTCCTCACGCACGCCCGAGAGATGAGCCTGAGTCAGGTGCCAACCATACTGGTGACGGGTACCAACGGGAAGACCACCACCACCGCCTTTGCACGATCACTGCTCGGACCGGCGGTCGTCTCGAATCGTGGCTCCAACCTCCCGTGGGGTATCGCCAGTGTGTTGGCACAACGTCCTAGGGAGGCCGCCTATGCGGTCTTCGAGGTGGATGAGGCGTACGTGCCTGCTGTGGCGACTAGCCTTCAGCCCTCGGTGCTGGTGTGGTTAAATATGTCCCGGGATCAGCTCGATCGCAGTCTGGAGGTGCGGCGTTTGGCAGCCCGTGTCGGGGAGTCGTCCTCCTCGGTGGCTACGTTAGTCGCGAACGCCTCTGATCCGCTGATCGTGGCTAACGCGACGCAGTTTCGTCAATGTGTGTGGGTGAAGGGACCGGTTGAGTGGCAGGGTGATGCGCAGGCTTGTCCGAGGTGCACCGGCGAGCTCGTTCATGCCGAGACGTGGAGTTGTTCTTCCTGCGGGCTCTCAGAGCCTGTGGCGGCCTATGAGGTCGATGAGGCGGGTCAGCTCTGGCAGGAGGGAGTCGTTCTTGGACACGTCCACCCAGGACTGCCGGGAAAGTTCAACCTCCTTAACGCGCTCATGGCTTGTGTTGGGGTGGCGCTGGTTCAGCACGAGCCTGTGCAGATGGTCGCCTCGCGGCTTCGACGTTCCTCAGGGGTTGAGGGGCGCTTTACCACGTGGTGGCTGACGGGTTGCGAGGGTACGCCGGCGCTGGTGACCTATCTCGCCAAAAATCCTGCAGGATGGCATGCGAATTTGTCGATGATCGACACTGAGGCGAGCGAGCTCGTCCTAGGACTGAATGCGCGGATCGCTGATGGACGTGACACCTCATGGATCTTCGACGTCGAGTTCGAGCGGCTTGTGCGAACCCCGGTCATCGTGACAGGAGAACGCGCGACCGATCTGGCCCTACGCCTCGAGGTGGCTGGATTTGAGGTTGTAGCAGTTGAACCCGCACAGACGCTAGCCATTCGCTTGGCCGCCAAGCGAGCCTCCACCAATGGCCACTCGCGCATCGTCTACCTTGGGAACTACACCGCTTTTCAGTCGCTCATCGCCTCCAGGACAGAGCTCGGGGCGGTTGTCGCGTTGACCGGTGAGGCCGTATCATGA
- a CDS encoding aconitate hydratase: protein MTTVDASTPAASVTKLYDRLAETTPIGRQRLGRPLTYAEKVLFAHFLHPETTDLQRGVSYVELMPDRVAMQDATAQMALLQFMTAGLPQVAVPSTVHCDHLIQAQFGATADLETAEVTNKEVYDFLRSVSAKYGLGFWEPGSGIIHQVVLEQYAFPGAMMIGTDSHTPNAGGLSMVAIGVGGADAVDVMVGMPFNVRLPKLIGVHLTGKPSGWTSAKDVILRVAEILTVKGGTGAILEYFGEGARALSTTGKATICNMGAEIGATCSLFPADDNSVAYLRSTGREAIADLVAAHLGELTDDPEVEQDPGPYFDQLIEIDLNTLEPQIVGPGTPDLGRGVGAIGDEAREKGWPEQLSYTLVGSCTNSSYEDIARAASVARWANARGLTVKSPLLVTPGSERVRATVERDGLLDDLRAIGATELANACGPCIGQWKRTDAAAEGVNSILTSYNRNFPKRNDGSANTLAFIASPEIVVAYALVGHLNFNPLTDPIEGELIPQPSGEMLPSLGFAKEQSGFQAPPVDTTDIVVKVDPSSERLQLLSPFAPWDGQDFLAMPVLMKAVGKCTTDHISAAGPWLRYRGHLDNISNNLFLGVNNAFGSQAGKGWCSIHHAEESLPEIARHYKAAGIGWIAIGDENYGEGSSREHAAMEPRFLGAKAIIARSFARIAETNLKKQGLLPLVFADSGTYDLIERDDTIDILDLASLAPNRPVQGRIHHTNGETIDFTMTHTLSPTHIEWFRAGSALNIIRDRAR, encoded by the coding sequence ATGACCACTGTAGATGCATCGACACCGGCCGCTAGTGTCACGAAACTCTATGACCGACTCGCTGAGACCACTCCCATCGGACGCCAACGCCTCGGCCGACCACTCACCTACGCCGAGAAGGTACTGTTTGCCCACTTCCTCCATCCGGAGACAACGGACCTTCAGCGAGGGGTCAGCTATGTCGAGCTCATGCCTGATCGGGTCGCTATGCAAGATGCCACTGCCCAGATGGCTCTACTCCAATTCATGACCGCTGGTTTGCCCCAGGTTGCGGTACCTTCAACCGTCCATTGTGACCATCTCATCCAGGCCCAGTTCGGGGCCACGGCTGATCTTGAAACCGCTGAGGTGACCAACAAAGAGGTCTACGATTTTCTGCGTTCAGTCTCAGCCAAATACGGTCTCGGGTTCTGGGAGCCAGGCTCAGGAATCATCCATCAGGTTGTGCTCGAACAGTATGCCTTCCCGGGTGCCATGATGATCGGGACCGATTCACACACTCCGAATGCCGGGGGCCTGAGCATGGTCGCGATCGGTGTCGGCGGAGCTGACGCAGTCGATGTCATGGTCGGCATGCCCTTCAATGTCCGCTTGCCAAAGCTTATCGGTGTCCACCTGACCGGCAAACCCTCCGGCTGGACCTCTGCCAAGGATGTCATCCTTCGAGTCGCTGAGATCCTCACGGTCAAGGGCGGCACCGGAGCCATCTTGGAGTACTTCGGCGAGGGAGCCAGAGCGCTCTCCACGACCGGCAAAGCCACGATCTGTAACATGGGTGCTGAGATTGGAGCGACATGCTCGCTCTTCCCTGCCGATGACAACTCTGTCGCCTATCTTCGATCCACGGGACGAGAAGCCATTGCTGATCTGGTCGCCGCTCACTTGGGCGAACTCACTGACGACCCCGAGGTCGAACAGGATCCGGGTCCCTACTTCGATCAGTTGATCGAGATCGACCTTAACACCCTCGAGCCCCAAATCGTTGGCCCTGGTACACCTGATCTCGGACGAGGCGTGGGCGCTATCGGCGACGAAGCGCGAGAGAAGGGGTGGCCCGAACAGCTCTCGTATACTTTGGTTGGCTCCTGCACCAACTCCTCCTATGAGGACATCGCACGGGCTGCCTCGGTCGCTCGCTGGGCGAACGCGCGTGGTCTCACCGTCAAGAGCCCGCTCCTCGTAACCCCTGGTTCTGAGCGCGTGCGTGCCACCGTAGAGCGTGACGGTCTTCTCGATGACCTACGCGCAATCGGAGCCACTGAATTGGCGAACGCGTGTGGTCCCTGCATCGGCCAGTGGAAACGCACCGATGCGGCCGCCGAGGGAGTCAACTCGATTCTCACCTCCTACAACCGCAACTTCCCCAAGCGTAACGACGGTAGCGCCAACACCCTGGCCTTCATCGCATCGCCAGAGATCGTCGTGGCCTATGCACTCGTGGGGCACTTGAACTTCAACCCATTGACTGACCCGATCGAGGGCGAACTGATCCCACAGCCAAGCGGCGAGATGCTCCCCTCGCTTGGCTTTGCAAAGGAGCAGTCAGGATTCCAAGCACCTCCGGTCGACACCACCGACATCGTGGTCAAAGTCGACCCCTCCTCCGAGCGTCTCCAACTCCTCAGTCCCTTCGCCCCTTGGGATGGACAGGACTTCCTGGCGATGCCTGTGCTTATGAAGGCCGTCGGCAAATGCACCACTGACCATATCTCCGCAGCTGGGCCTTGGCTTCGCTATCGAGGACACCTCGACAACATCTCCAACAACCTCTTCCTCGGCGTCAACAACGCCTTCGGATCGCAGGCGGGGAAGGGCTGGTGCAGCATTCATCACGCCGAGGAGTCGCTCCCAGAGATTGCACGCCACTACAAGGCGGCAGGCATCGGCTGGATCGCCATCGGCGACGAGAACTATGGTGAGGGTTCATCACGCGAACACGCAGCGATGGAGCCCCGTTTCCTTGGAGCAAAAGCCATCATCGCGCGATCGTTCGCTCGCATCGCTGAGACGAATCTCAAAAAACAGGGGTTACTCCCGCTCGTCTTCGCTGATAGCGGTACCTACGACCTCATCGAGAGGGATGACACGATTGACATCCTCGACCTTGCGTCCCTCGCCCCGAATCGTCCTGTTCAGGGGCGAATCCATCACACCAACGGCGAAACAATCGACTTTACGATGACCCATACCCTCTCTCCCACCCACATCGAATGGTTCCGCGCTGGGAGCGCCCTCAATATCATTCGTGATCGGGCCCGCTAG
- a CDS encoding GntR family transcriptional regulator, producing MRHVRVPRYSSVAEAIRAEISSADFRTGDLLPSEADLGSRFGVSRITVRKALEILRGEGLVESQQGRGWVVTRAPLRQVLGEFATIEHQLEEIGVVPRRRIVASRVITATGRLEEVLGGGELLEVTRVNLADGSPFAKVTVWVPSFLGKGLSIADLEHRSFYELLSASHLLKRPLKRAVQTIAGVTIADADADLLGVASGVPGLLCERITFDEGDHPVLFSRSLFPASMAVFEIELTPALDSVTPTGLRLMESS from the coding sequence ATAAGACATGTTCGCGTACCCCGTTATTCGAGTGTCGCCGAGGCGATTCGAGCGGAGATCTCCTCCGCCGATTTTCGTACCGGTGACCTCCTGCCCTCCGAAGCCGATCTCGGCTCTCGGTTCGGCGTTTCACGTATCACCGTGCGTAAGGCCTTAGAGATTCTTCGCGGAGAGGGGCTGGTGGAGTCCCAACAGGGGAGGGGATGGGTGGTGACTCGCGCACCCCTTCGACAGGTCCTTGGGGAGTTTGCCACGATTGAGCATCAGCTCGAAGAGATTGGGGTCGTGCCTCGTCGGCGTATTGTTGCTTCTCGCGTGATCACGGCTACCGGACGCCTTGAGGAGGTGCTTGGCGGCGGTGAGCTGTTGGAGGTGACGAGGGTCAACCTCGCTGATGGTTCACCTTTCGCGAAGGTAACGGTGTGGGTGCCGTCCTTTCTTGGTAAGGGACTTTCGATCGCCGATCTTGAACATCGCTCCTTCTATGAGTTGTTGAGTGCATCCCATCTGCTCAAGCGCCCACTCAAGCGGGCCGTTCAAACGATTGCCGGCGTCACGATCGCCGATGCCGATGCCGATCTGTTGGGTGTAGCCTCTGGGGTGCCAGGGCTTTTATGTGAACGGATCACCTTTGACGAAGGCGATCATCCTGTCCTCTTCTCTCGCTCGTTGTTTCCGGCCTCGATGGCAGTCTTTGAGATTGAGCTCACCCCTGCACTGGACTCCGTGACACCAACTGGGTTGCGCCTGATGGAGTCGAGTTGA